In a genomic window of Leishmania donovani BPK282A1 complete genome, chromosome 32:
- a CDS encoding vacuolar sorting-like protein, translating into MVLVLVVGDTWVPQRASGVPEVFCKMFSPGRVHKLLITGGVGSKEMYDYLRTIAPEVHCVTSSVDRQWTDHMPESVVLTVEGLKLGLIHGHQVPVGDKDSLAAVQRELDVDVLVSGSTHQSKYFEFDSHLFVNPGSLSGADTEYDVNVVPSFMLLDIQDKSVVTFIYQYHPEDDTGGGGTASEDLAATGIVPGLRIKKKEWAKE; encoded by the coding sequence aTGGTTCTCGTGCTTGTCGTGGGTGACACGTgggtgccgcagcgggcCAGTGGCGTCCCGGAGGTGTTTTGCAAGATGTTCTCGCCTGGTCGCGTTCACAAGCTGTTGATCACGGGTGGCGTCGGCAGCAAGGAAATGTACGACTACTTGCGCACGATTGCCCCAGAGGTGCACTGTGTGACGAGCAGCGTCGACCGGCAATGGACAGATCACATGCCCGAGAGCGTCGTACTGACGGTTGAAGGCCTCAAGCTCGGGCTGATTCATGGTCACCAAGTACCAGTGGGAGACAAGGACTCGCTCGCGGCCGTGCAGCGGGAGCTGGATGTGGACGTGCTGGTGTCGGGCTCTACACACCAGTCGAAGTACTTCGAGTTTGATTCCCACCTCTTTGTCAACCCAGGCTCTCTTAGCGGCGCGGACACAGAGTACGACGTGAATGTTGTGCCCTCCTTCATGCTATTGGACATACAGGACAAGTCTGTGGTCACCTTCATTTACCAGTATCACCCGGAGGACGAtaccggcggcggcggcaccgctagCGAGGACTTGGCGGCGACTGGGATAGTGCCTGGCCTCAGGATCAAGAAGAAGGAATGGGCTAAGGAGTGA
- a CDS encoding protein kinase, putative, translating to MRAKRPLRKSGPCFDLAGLMDHAAPELQVQQKNEQELNKFFIDVDDNTVSPMITTGPSFCATNTAGLSSNNSTVELTAREMAGTGSSASVEKRTMVSSQNEAKFIHVNDTNIFVLIDGISMFVEGKSTFTGTEDARLLVERLRQKKLARSVDTVQEAILNIQMSADHCDRKETAPVVSAVPSGSPVVPAEASPRQSTANTLPTSVPPLQSAVAPTALPVPLPPPKPVPIANPWATLFEDAKVPSGSPLFRSFKAKSLGSTSSHGFPPVHSTLLCESAETGATPSSPATTISPVTVTTPTSALSPTTGFNASSRLTHSVSFPSLRHQDSSSSLLSATSGAGHRHGGHASRGAAARRTKQISAEEIGHSNCSLDMDEVVVEAMIGKGTQGTVFRVRLDGKLYALKCMNIDEAMNATNDVERQGYKKGLVKELTMITLQRSRPSPAYLMQMFNAVASLDAEKKQLSILMELMSFTVENIQQMVSRIPSEELMRVTQSTFRNYMSGDPSAKQSMKECCKDQLLYGSPRHALGRSTYKEPAAWEKNVKRETPMPEVLLSMLARDVLMGLNELHTDYSIIHCDLKPANVMLCYDQQKFKLADFGCGSVMEDHQHVERRGIDLGTILYKAPERFVANILHRIADIDDGGTGEAVVFTAKADVWSLGIMLMELAAGIHPCDQFKSDFWNYSTMLKLSKMVKPLNWSESFYDFILRSVCVDVSLRWSVQQLLKHPFVIKFNHVPREKLKLFVQRLEADSKTFHKRQQSELLKEQILLSTTRRHKDTFQLQSRKVWSTYTAYLKQAPPTKDQTMFPELRHT from the coding sequence ATGCGTGCGAAGCGCCCGCTCCGTAAGTCGGGGCCGTGCTTCGACCTGGCGGGGCTCATGGATCACGCAGCCCCTGAGCTGCAGGTGCAACAGAAGAATGAGCAGGAGCTCAACAAGTTCTTCATCGACGTGGATGACAATACCGTTTCACCGATGATCACGACCGGCCCCAGCTTTTGTGCGACGAACACGGCGGGTCTGTCGAGCAACAACTCCACGGTCGAATTGACGGCAAGGGAGATGGCaggcaccggcagcagcgcgtcggTGGAGAAGAGGACGATGGTGTCCTCGCAAAACGAGGCCAAGTTCATTCACGTCAATGACACCAATATCTTCGTGCTGATTGACGGCATCTCGATGTTTGTGGAAGGAAAGAGTACGTTCACCGGGACAGAAGACGCACGCCTACTGGTAGAGCGGCTGAGGCAGAAGAAACTCGCTCGTTCCGTGGACACGGTTCAGGAGGCCATCTTGAACATTCAAATGTCGGCTGACCACTGCGACCGCAAAGAGACAGCTCCGGTGGTATCTGCCGTCCCCTCCGGCTCCCCTGTTGTGCCAGCAGAAGCATCGCCAAGGCAGTCCACAGCGAACACTCTCCCAACgagcgtgccgccgcttcagagcgccgtcgccccAACCGCTCTAcctgtgccgctgccgcccccaAAGCCGGTCCCCATCGCGAATCCGTGGGCGACGCTGTTTGAAGACGCCAAGGTGCCATCTGGCTCGCCTCTGTTTCGCTCCTTCAAGGCCAAGTCTCTaggcagcaccagcagccatGGTTTTCCTCCTGTGCACAGCACGCTGCTGTGTGAGAGCGCCGAAACGGGAGCCACGCCATCCTCGCCTGCGACAACGATTTCGCCTGTGACGGTGACCACCCCGACATCGGCGTTGTCGCCCACCACGGGCTTCAACGCCTCTAGCCGTCTCACGCACTCCGTCAGCTTCCCCAGTCTGCGTCACCAGGACAGCTCTTCGTCCCTCCTGTCAGCAACCTCGGGtgccggccaccgccacggcggacACGCcagtcgcggcgcagcggcgcggcggacaAAGCAGATTTCGGCGGAGGAGATCGGCCACAGCAACTGCTCGCTTGACATGGATGAGGTTGTGGTTGAGGCGATGATTGGAAAAGGCACTCAGGGAACGGTGTTCCGCGTCCGCTTGGATGGCAAGTTGTACGCTCTCAAGTGCATGAACATTGACGAGGCGATGAACGCGACGAACGACGTGGAGCGGCAGGGGTACAAGAAAGGGCTCGTGAAGGAGCTGACCATGATCACTCTGCAACGATCGCGCCCATCGCCGGCGTACCTCATGCAAATGTTCAACGCCGTGGCCTCACTCGATGCGGAGAAGAAGCAGCTGAGCATCCTGATGGAGCTGATGTCCTTCACAGTGGAGAACATTCAGCAGATGGTCTCTCGCATCCCTAGCGAGGAGTTGATGCGGGTCACTCAGTCGACGTTTCGAAACTACATGTCCGGCGACCCGTCAGCGAAGCAGTCAATGAAGGAGTGTTGCAAGGACCAGCTGCTTTACGGGTCTCCGCGGCATGCTCTGGGCCGCAGCACGTACAAGGAGCCGGCCGCATGGGAGAAGAACGTGAAGCGTGAGACGCCGAtgccggaggtgctgctctcCATGCTGGCTCGGGACGTGCTGATGGGTCTGAACGAGCTGCACACGGACTACTCCATCATTCATTGTGATCTAAAGCCGGCCAACGTGATGCTCTGCTATGATCAACAGAAGTTCAAGCTTGCCGACTTCGGCTGCGGCTCTGTGATGGAGGACCATCAGCACGTCGAGCGGCGAGGCATCGACCTCGGCACGATACTGTACAAGGCACCAGAGCGGTTCGTAGCGAACATTTTACACCGCATCGCCGAtatcgacgacggcggcaccggcgaggcggtggtgttCACGGCCAAGGCGGACGTGTGGTCCCTGGGCATCATGCTCATGGAGTTGGCGGCTGGCATTCACCCCTGTGATCAGTTCAAGTCTGATTTCTGGAATTACAGCACCATGTTGAAGCTCTCCAAGATGGTCAAACCGCTCAATTGGTCGGAGTCGTTTTACGACTTTATTCTCCGCAGCGTCTGTGTCGATGTGTCACTGCGATGgtctgtgcagcagctcttgaAACACCCGTTTGTCATCAAGTTCAATCACGTGCCGCGCGAGAAGCTGAAGCTGTTCGTGCAGCGCCTGGAGGCCGACAGCAAGACGTTCCACAAGCGCCAGCAGAGCGAGTTGCTCAAGGAGCAGATCCTGCTCAGCACGACGCGTCGGCACAAGGACACGTTCCAGCTGCAGAGCAGGAAGGTGTGGTCGACGTACACCGCTTATCTGAAGCAGGCGCCGCCCACCAAGGACCAAACCATGTTTCCGGAGCTGCGTCACACGTAG
- a CDS encoding chaperonin containing t-complex protein, putative, with protein sequence MSLAFDEYGRPFLLVKEQQQKERVSGVEAQRANILAALGVANVLKSSLGPRGMDKILTTPDNEVVVTNDGATILDLMDIDNEVGQLMVELSKSQDSEIGDGTTGVVCFAGALLEQATALLDKGIHSSRISEGYEKACEMACKRLEEVAESISLEKKEFLLQTARSTLNSKVVNRDRDRLAQICVDAVLAVADMERRDVNMDLIKVEGKVGGRLEETCLVDGIVLDKDFSHPQMPKELTNPKMAILTCAFEPPKPKTKHTLQINSAEHMRELHEQEQEYFRSEVQRCKDAGADLVICQWGFDDEANYLLYRNQLPAVRWVGGVELEMIAIATGGRIVPRFEDLTAEKLGTCGRVREVGFGTTKDRMIFVENCPNSKAVTVFIRGGNKMMIEEAKRSLHDAICMVRNLIRDSRIVYGGGSAELAASSAVLAHADAVSTVDQYAIRAFADALESIPINLALNSGLDPIRALSDARKAQIEGNNPYAGIDCMDRGTIDMKQQEVFETLSGKCSQLRLATQVVKMILKIDDVIVTKPDEEQQQ encoded by the coding sequence ATGTCTCTTGCGTTTGATGAGTACGGACGCCCCTTTCTGCTGGTGAAGGAGCAACAGCAGAAGGAGCGTGTGAGCGGCGTCGAGGCGCAGAGAGCGAACATACTCGCTGCACTCGGCGTGGCGAATGTGCTGAAGTCGAGCCTCGGCCCGCGAGGCATGGATAAGATTCTCACCACGCCAGACAACGAGGTAGTTGTGACAaacgacggcgccaccatCCTAGACCTGATGGACATCGACAACGAGGTTGGCCAGCTCATGGTGGAGCTGAGCAAGTCGCAGGACTCCGAGATCGGCGATGGCACCACTGGTGTTGTGTGCTTTgcaggcgcgctgctggagcaggcaacggcgctgctggacaaAGGCATCCACAGCTCACGCATCTCGGAGGGGTACGAGAAGGCGTGCGAGATGGCGTGCAAGCgcctggaggaggtggccgaATCCATCTCTCTGGAAAAGAAGGAGTTCCTGCTGCAAACGGCCCGCTCGACGCTCAACTCTAAAGTGGTGAACCGTGATCGCGACCGTCTGGCGCAGATCTGCGTGGACGCGGTGCTTGCCGTGGCGGACATGGAGAGGCGTGACGTGAACATGGACCTTATCAAGGTTGAGGGCAAGGTTGGCGGCCGCCTGGAAGAGACGTGTCTCGTGGATGGCATTGTTCTTGACAAGGACTTCTCGCATCCGCAGATGCCAAAGGAGCTGACAAACCCGAAGATGGCCATCCTGACCTGCGCCTTCGAGCCGCCAAAGCCGAAGACGAAGCATACTCTGCAGATCAACAGCGCCGAGCACAtgcgcgagctgcacgaACAGGAGCAGGAGTACTTCCGCTCcgaggtgcagcgctgcaaggACGCCGGTGCGGACCTCGTCATTTGCCAGTGGGGCTTCGATGATGAGGCGAACTACTTACTGTACCGCAACCAGCTGCCGGCGGTTCGCTGGGTCGGTGGCGTGGAGCTGGAGATGATCGCCATCGCCACTGGCGGCCGCATCGTCCCTCGCTTTGAGGATCTGACGGCGGAGAAGCTCGGCACATGCGGCCGCGTCCGCGAGGTCGGCTTTGGCACCACGAAGGATCGCATGATCTTTGTCGAGAACTGCCCCAATAGCAAGGCCGTCACCGTCTTCATCCGCGGTGGCAACAAGATGATGATTGAGGAGGCAAAGCGTTCACTGCACGACGCCATCTGCATGGTCCGCAACCTGATCCGCGACAGCCGCATCGTTTACGGCGGGGGctcggcggagctggcggcgtcgTCTGCGGTGCTCGcccacgccgacgccgtgTCCACCGTGGACCAGTACGCCATTCGCGCCTTCGCTGACGCTCTCGAGTCGATCCCGATAAACCTGGCCCTCAACAGCGGTCTCGACCCCATCCGCGCCCTTTCCGATGCACGCAAGGCGCAGATCGAGGGCAATAATCCGTACGCCGGCATCGACTGCATGGACCGCGGCACGATCGACATGAAGCAGCAGGAGGTGTTCGAGACGTTGAGCGGCAAGTgctcgcagctgcgcctggcAACGCAGGTGGTGAAGATGATCCTCAAGATCGACGACGTCATCGTTACGAAGCCGgatgaggagcagcagcagtaa